The Kiritimatiellia bacterium genome segment GGCACGACCGCCTCGACGACCTATGTCGTCTAAAAGGATCGTCCTGCCGGTCGCCCTCGTCCTCCTGGCCGGGGCCGCGGACGCGCGCACCTGGACCAGCCGGTCGGGCTCGCAGATCGAGGCCGAACTGGAATCCGTGCAGGGCGACTTCGTCGTGCTCCGGGCGGCCGACGGGCGGCAGTTCAAGATCCAAAGCGCCCAGTTGAGCGACGCGGACCAGACCTTCATCGCCGGTAGCGCGGCCGCCCCGGCGCCCGTCCCCGGGGCGGCGCCGACGGCAGCGCCCGCGGCCGCGCCCCCCCCGGCCGATACCGGCGCCGCGCCGGATCCCGCCACCGCCTGGCTCGCCTGCGCGGCGCCGGACCCGCTGCCGACGAGCCAGTTCCCGGGCCTCGTGGCCACGAACCTCCCGCGCATGATGCTCTTCGGCCTCCAGTACGGACCGGCCAAGACGGACGTCCTCTATGGCGCCTTCGAGTCGCCCGATCCGCAGCAGCCGCCCTCCGCGCTCCACCTCTACAGCCCGGAGGCAGAGGGCTACTCGCGGACGGTCACGCTCCAGGGCCTTCGCCGGAAGGTCGGCGAAGCCCGCGTGACGGGATACAAGGACGTCCGGCTCAAGGCCGCCTTCGGCGACGTCCAGATGAGCACCACGCTGGAGTTCATCTGCGGCATCGGCCGGAGCGACACGATCATGCTGATGGCCCCCGTGCAACTCGCGCGGGGCGGCCAGTCGACCTCGTTCCTGCTCGGCGGCTACCTCAACAACGACGCCGTGTACGGGGCCGGCTCGATCAACGCCATGCCCCTGCTCGGCCGGCCCTCGCTGGAGGTGAAGACGTGGATGATGCACGGCCCCGTGCTGACCGGGTTCTGCCAGGTGGGCAAGTTGAGCCTCATCCCCGGGACCGGCATGGCCTCCACCCTCGCCATCGAGGTCGCGGAACGCGAGTCGGGCCGGGTGCTCGACCGGCTCAAGGCGGAATTCAACGAAAAGAAATTCGAGGCCGGGCAGCCGGACCGGACCATTAACCAGGCGCTCAAGCTGGAACCGGGCAAGAAGGTCCAGGTGAAATCCGTCATGGACCTGGGCCCGCTCCTCGGCAAGGCGGAAAAGACCTCGAACTTCTATTGAGCCCGGGGAATTCTGTTGCGATTGCAGCCCGGGAAGAAAACGACTATGGTTCGCGACGGAAGGAAGGGGAACCGACCATGAACTCCCTGCTGAAGACCGCGTGCCTGCTGGCCCTGGCCCTGCCGCTGGCCGGTCCCGCGCCGGCGCAGGAAATCGTCGAGCAACCCGACGCCGGCGTCGTCTACACGATCCCCATCCGCGGGATGATCGAGCCGGCCCTGCTCTACGTGATCCGGCGCGGCGTTCGGGAGGCCGAGGAGGCGAACGCCCGCGCGATCGTGTTCGTCATGGACACGCCAGGCGGCACCGTGGACGCGGCAGGGGACATCGTGAAAACGATCACCGGCCTGAAGATCCCCTCCTATACCTTCGTGGAGAACCACGCCTTTTCGGCGGGCGCGATCATCGCGCTCGCCACGAAAAACATCTACATGGCCCCCGGCTCGATCATCGGCGACGCCATGCCCATACTCTCCACCCCCTTCGGCGGCGTTCAGGAGATGTCCGAGGACCTCAAGGAAAAATCCGTCGCCGCCGTGGCCGCGATCATCCGGACCGCCGCCGAGGCCGGCGGCCATGACAAGGAGCTCGCCGAGAAAATGGTCCGCCGCGAGCTGGAGTTCAAGATCGGCGACGAGATCATCAGCCCGGAGGGCCAGTTGCTGACGCTGACCAACGTCGAGGCCGAGCGGCCGGTCGGCGATCCGCCCCGCCCGCTGCTCTCCAGCGGGACGGTGGACGATCTGGACACCCTGTTGAGAGAGGTGGGCCTGCAGGACGCCGCGGTCCGCAACCTGGAGGTCACGTCCGCCGAGCGGGTGGCCCGGTTCATCGCGGCGCTGGCGCCCCTGTTCCTGATCGGCGGGCTGCTGGGCATTTACATCGAGATCAAGACGCCGGGCTTCGGGCTGCCCGGCATCCTGGGCATCCTTTCGCTGGCCATCTTTTTTTGGGGCCACCACATCGCCGGGCTGGCGGGGATGGAGGAGGTGCTGATCTTCGCGGTCGGCGTGCTGCTGCTGGCCGCGGAGCTGTTCCTGATCCCCGGCTTTGGCGCGGTGGGCATCGCCGGCATCGCGCTGATCCTGTGGGCCCTGCTGGGCGCGATGATCCAGCGTTATCCCGGCGCCCCATGGCTGCCGGCCTGGGACCAGGTCCAGGCGCCGCTGCTGAAACTCTCGATCGCCCTGATCGGCAGCGCGGCCATCGCCGCACTGATCGCCCGGCTGCTGCCCTCCTCGCCGCTGTTCGGCCGCCTCGTGCTATCCGCCGCCACGCGCCGGTCCGAGGGGTTCGCGGCGGCGGCCGACACGCCCTCGCTCGTCGGCCAGCCGGGCACGGCGGTCACGCCGCTGCGGCCCGCGGGCACGGCCCTGTTCGGCGAGCGCCGGATTGACGTGGTCACGTCCGGGGAATACATTGACGCGGGTTCCGGCGTGCGTGTCGTCGAGTGCCACGGGCACCGGGTGGTCGTCGAGGCCGACGCGAAGAATACGCCGGGCGGAGTTTAAACATGGACCCAACCATTCTCCTGTACGTCATCCTGCTGGCGGCCGGGCTGTTCCTGGTGGGCGTGGAAATCTTCGTCCCCGGAGGCATCATCGGGGCCCTTGGGGCCCTTTCCCTGGTCGCGGCCATGTTCATCGGGTTCAAGGCCTTTGATCCGCCCTGGGGCCTCGTCAGCGCGGTCGGCATCATCCTCCTCGCCGGCGTCGGCACCGCGTTGTGGATTCGCTTTTTCCCAAGGACCGCCGCCGGGCGCCACCTGACTCTCTCCAGCGACGGCCGCGAGTTCAAGGCGGCCCCGGCCGCACTCAAGGCGCTGGTAGGCCAGGAGGGACTGACCCACACCGCGCTCCGTCCGGGCGGGATCGCTACGATCGGGGACCGCCGCGTGGACGTGATCGCCGAGGGCAACTGGATCGAGGCCGGGCGGCGGATACGGGTGGTGCAGGTCGAGGGCCCCCGGGTCGTGGTGCGCGAACTGCCGGAAACCGAAAAGGCATCATGAAAATCTTCGCCGGCATCCTGGGGACAGTCCTGGCCGTGTCCGCGGCCGCGGCCCCTTTGAGCTTCCAAAGGACCGAGCAGTTCATCCTGGACGAGAACCAGTCCCTCACGAACGAACTCTGGCTGGTCACCGCGGCGGCCGATATCCGGGGCGTGATCGCGGACGACCTGTTCGCCGTCGGCGGCACACTCCTCGTCGCCGGGGACCTGGGCCGCGACGTCTGGGCGCTCGGCAAGGAAGTGGATTTCACCGGGCGG includes the following:
- a CDS encoding nodulation protein NfeD, producing the protein MNSLLKTACLLALALPLAGPAPAQEIVEQPDAGVVYTIPIRGMIEPALLYVIRRGVREAEEANARAIVFVMDTPGGTVDAAGDIVKTITGLKIPSYTFVENHAFSAGAIIALATKNIYMAPGSIIGDAMPILSTPFGGVQEMSEDLKEKSVAAVAAIIRTAAEAGGHDKELAEKMVRRELEFKIGDEIISPEGQLLTLTNVEAERPVGDPPRPLLSSGTVDDLDTLLREVGLQDAAVRNLEVTSAERVARFIAALAPLFLIGGLLGIYIEIKTPGFGLPGILGILSLAIFFWGHHIAGLAGMEEVLIFAVGVLLLAAELFLIPGFGAVGIAGIALILWALLGAMIQRYPGAPWLPAWDQVQAPLLKLSIALIGSAAIAALIARLLPSSPLFGRLVLSAATRRSEGFAAAADTPSLVGQPGTAVTPLRPAGTALFGERRIDVVTSGEYIDAGSGVRVVECHGHRVVVEADAKNTPGGV